A window from Micromonospora profundi encodes these proteins:
- a CDS encoding response regulator transcription factor: MGADPVAEVTGDRPVGVAIVDDHPVVVDGVRAWMATEPRLRVLATGDDPDEVLRAAPDADVVLLDLRLHGRMALDKLAELSATGRRVVVYSEHTDPQTMLAALDAGAVAFLAKHEGREHCVATVLAAASDRPYVPPALAGAMVGDPRPDRPMLSDKEREALLLWFQSMSKASVARRMQISEHTVKQYVDRARIKYTRAGRPAATKAALLARAIEDGLVRPEEIGIYRSQATYDRPTP; this comes from the coding sequence ATGGGCGCAGACCCGGTGGCGGAAGTGACCGGCGACCGGCCGGTCGGGGTGGCGATCGTCGACGACCATCCGGTGGTCGTCGACGGGGTTCGCGCCTGGATGGCCACCGAGCCCCGGCTGAGGGTGCTGGCCACCGGCGACGACCCGGACGAGGTGCTGCGGGCGGCGCCGGACGCCGATGTCGTCCTGCTCGACCTGCGGCTGCACGGTCGGATGGCGCTGGACAAGCTGGCCGAGTTGAGTGCCACCGGGCGACGGGTGGTGGTCTATTCGGAGCACACCGATCCGCAGACGATGCTCGCCGCGCTGGACGCCGGGGCGGTGGCATTCCTGGCCAAGCACGAGGGCCGGGAGCACTGCGTGGCGACCGTGTTGGCGGCGGCGAGCGACCGCCCGTACGTGCCACCGGCGTTGGCCGGCGCGATGGTCGGTGATCCGCGGCCGGACCGGCCGATGCTGTCCGACAAGGAGCGTGAGGCGCTGCTGCTCTGGTTCCAGTCGATGTCCAAGGCGTCGGTGGCCCGCCGGATGCAGATCAGCGAACACACGGTGAAGCAATACGTGGACCGGGCACGCATCAAGTACACCCGTGCGGGGCGGCCGGCCGCCACAAAGGCCGCATTGCTCGCCCGTGCGATCGAGGACGGGCTAGTCCGCCCGGAGGAGATCGGCATCTACCGGTCACAGGCGACGTACGACCGGCCGACCCCCTAA